The following coding sequences are from one Capsicum annuum cultivar UCD-10X-F1 chromosome 3, UCD10Xv1.1, whole genome shotgun sequence window:
- the LOC107862491 gene encoding protein NUCLEAR FUSION DEFECTIVE 4 isoform X2, which translates to MRSRVQALETAFDRNASEGCIQYILMGFLGLSGAILIQVYQTIFNNNPSSLILMLALLPTIVTLMLMFLVTVHETPSRNEENLLNGFLLISLAIAAYLLFLRILENLFVFPEWAKIITFLILLALLASPISVVIKAQRVDLERLPPSITSSTSLLVDEPASANKSAVEINTMDYDDVPTETVQRKASSILQPDEQKNLWQAMCTIDFWFLFFAMICGMGSGLATINNISQIGESLGYSTLARSTLVSFWSIWNFLGRLGAGYVSDIFLLRRGLPRPLFMVFTLAAMTAGHVIIASGFPGNLYVGSLLVGICYGSQWSLMPTITKEIFGVLHMGTIFNTIAIASPVGSYILSVRVIGYIYDKEASGEGNSCFGTHCFMLSYFILASGSLFGVVVALALFYRTRRFYSRVLLLC; encoded by the exons atgaggtcacgggttcaagccttggaaacagcctttgACAGAAATGCAAGTgaaggctgcatacaatacatCCTTATG GGTTTTCTTGGTTTGAGTGGAGCAATTCTAATACAAGTGTATCAGACCATATTCAATAACAATCCAAGCTCGCTGATATTGATGCTTGCGTTACTGCCGACTATAGTCACCCTGATGCTCATGTTTTTGGTGACAGTCCATGAGACACCTTCAAGAAATGAGGAGAATCTCTTGAATGGCTTCTTATTAATTTCTTTAGCTATTGCTGCATATCTTCTGTTCTTAAGGATTTTGGAGAACTTGTTTGTCTTCCCAGAATGGGCAAAGATAATCACATTTTTGATTCTCCTTGCTCTACTCGCTTCTCCTATTAGTGTCGTAATCAAGGCCCAAAGGGTTGATCTAGAGAGACTGCCGCCATCAATCACATCTTCGACTTCTCTATTGGTAGATGAACCTGCGAGTGCTAATAAATCGGCTGTTGAGATTAATACTATGGATTATGATGATGTGCCTACAGAGACAGTCCAGCGTAAGGCTAGCTCTATCTTGCAGCCCGATGAACAAAAGAATTTGTGGCAAGCCATGTGCACTATAGACTTTTGGTTTCTATTTTTCGCTATGATATGCGGAATGGGATCAGGACTAGCCACAATAAATAACATTAGCCAAATTGGGGAATCACTTGGTTACTCAACATTAGCAAGAAGTACATTAGTTTCTTTCTGGAGTATATGGAATTTTCTCGGCCGCCTTGGAGCTGGATATGTATCAGATATATTCCTGCTCAGGAGAGGTTTGCCAAGACCATTATTCATGGTATTTACCCTAGCAGCAATGACTGCTGGTCATGTGATTATCGCTTCAGGTTTTCCTGGAAATTTGTACGTGGGTTCACTGCTAGTAGGTATCTGCTATGGCTCGCAGTGGTCGTTGATGCCTACAATAACTAAAGAGATATTTGGTGTGCTTCATATGGGTACAATTTTCAATACAATCGCCATAGCTAGTCCAGTGGGCTCCTATATTCTTTCTGTGAGAGTAATTGGCTATATATATGATAAAGAGGCATCGGGAGAAGGCAATTCGTGCTTCGGCACTCACTGCTTCATGTTATCGTATTTCATATTAGCATCAGGAAGTCTTTTTGGAGTTGTAGTTGCCTTGGCATTGTTTTACAGGACTAGAAGGTTCTATTCTCGTGTGCTGTTGTTGTGCTGA
- the LOC107862491 gene encoding protein NUCLEAR FUSION DEFECTIVE 4 isoform X1: MESSKWLAAVASIWVQCSSGASYAFGIYSPVIKSSQSYDQSTLDVVSVFKDIGANAGILSGLLYTAVASKPSSGGGGRFKFLHGGPWVVHLAGAVQCFAGYFFMWLAVTGIVSRPPVAVMSLFMFIAAHAQTFLNTANVVAAVQNFPDHSGTIVGIMKGFLGLSGAILIQVYQTIFNNNPSSLILMLALLPTIVTLMLMFLVTVHETPSRNEENLLNGFLLISLAIAAYLLFLRILENLFVFPEWAKIITFLILLALLASPISVVIKAQRVDLERLPPSITSSTSLLVDEPASANKSAVEINTMDYDDVPTETVQRKASSILQPDEQKNLWQAMCTIDFWFLFFAMICGMGSGLATINNISQIGESLGYSTLARSTLVSFWSIWNFLGRLGAGYVSDIFLLRRGLPRPLFMVFTLAAMTAGHVIIASGFPGNLYVGSLLVGICYGSQWSLMPTITKEIFGVLHMGTIFNTIAIASPVGSYILSVRVIGYIYDKEASGEGNSCFGTHCFMLSYFILASGSLFGVVVALALFYRTRRFYSRVLLLC, from the exons ATGGAGAGCAGCAAATGGCTTGCTGCTGTGGCTAGCATATGGGTCCAGTGCAGCAGCGGTGCATCGTACGCCTTCGGCATTTATTCGCCTGTCATCAAATCCTCTCAATCTTATGATCAATCCACTCTCGACGTCGTCTCCGTTTTCAAAGATATCGGCGCCAACGCTGGAATCCTTTCTGGCCTCCTTTACACCGCCGTCGCATCCAAACCTAGCTCCGGTGGAGGAGGACGGTTTAAGTTTCTCCATGGTGGGCCGTGGGTTGTGCATCTGGCTGGAGCGGTTCAGTGCTTTGCTGGGTACTTTTTCATGTGGCTTGCTGTTACTGGAATTGTAAGCAGGCCGCCTGTGGCTGTTATGTCGCTGTTTATGTTTATTGCTGCGCATGCTCAGACTTTTCTTAATACGGCTAATGTTGTTGCGGCTGTTCAGAATTTCCCGGATCATAGTGGGACTATTGTGGGTATTATGAAG GGTTTTCTTGGTTTGAGTGGAGCAATTCTAATACAAGTGTATCAGACCATATTCAATAACAATCCAAGCTCGCTGATATTGATGCTTGCGTTACTGCCGACTATAGTCACCCTGATGCTCATGTTTTTGGTGACAGTCCATGAGACACCTTCAAGAAATGAGGAGAATCTCTTGAATGGCTTCTTATTAATTTCTTTAGCTATTGCTGCATATCTTCTGTTCTTAAGGATTTTGGAGAACTTGTTTGTCTTCCCAGAATGGGCAAAGATAATCACATTTTTGATTCTCCTTGCTCTACTCGCTTCTCCTATTAGTGTCGTAATCAAGGCCCAAAGGGTTGATCTAGAGAGACTGCCGCCATCAATCACATCTTCGACTTCTCTATTGGTAGATGAACCTGCGAGTGCTAATAAATCGGCTGTTGAGATTAATACTATGGATTATGATGATGTGCCTACAGAGACAGTCCAGCGTAAGGCTAGCTCTATCTTGCAGCCCGATGAACAAAAGAATTTGTGGCAAGCCATGTGCACTATAGACTTTTGGTTTCTATTTTTCGCTATGATATGCGGAATGGGATCAGGACTAGCCACAATAAATAACATTAGCCAAATTGGGGAATCACTTGGTTACTCAACATTAGCAAGAAGTACATTAGTTTCTTTCTGGAGTATATGGAATTTTCTCGGCCGCCTTGGAGCTGGATATGTATCAGATATATTCCTGCTCAGGAGAGGTTTGCCAAGACCATTATTCATGGTATTTACCCTAGCAGCAATGACTGCTGGTCATGTGATTATCGCTTCAGGTTTTCCTGGAAATTTGTACGTGGGTTCACTGCTAGTAGGTATCTGCTATGGCTCGCAGTGGTCGTTGATGCCTACAATAACTAAAGAGATATTTGGTGTGCTTCATATGGGTACAATTTTCAATACAATCGCCATAGCTAGTCCAGTGGGCTCCTATATTCTTTCTGTGAGAGTAATTGGCTATATATATGATAAAGAGGCATCGGGAGAAGGCAATTCGTGCTTCGGCACTCACTGCTTCATGTTATCGTATTTCATATTAGCATCAGGAAGTCTTTTTGGAGTTGTAGTTGCCTTGGCATTGTTTTACAGGACTAGAAGGTTCTATTCTCGTGTGCTGTTGTTGTGCTGA